A segment of the Cohnella algarum genome:
AAACGTCTGTTTTCCCCCGCGAAGTGGAGCGGGCTTTTATGTTTTGCGGATACAGAGAGGAGAGGGAAACGCATGACCAACCGCCAAAAACTGGTTCTCGTCGGAAACGGAATGGCCGGGGTGCGCGCGATCGAGCATTTGCTGAAGCTGACTCCCGACGCTTACGACATCACGATTTTCGGAGCCGAGCCGTACCCGAATTATAACCGGATCGCGCTGTCTTCCGTGCTTGCGGGGGGAGCGGATATGAAGGATATCATTTTTAACGATTTGAATTGGTATTCGGAAAACAACATCCGCTTGTTTATGGGGCACGCCGTCACTCGCATCGATACGGCGCGGCGCAAGGTTTTTTCCGACAAGGGAGCCGAAGCGGAGTACGATTCCCTCATTTTGGCCACCGGTTCCAATCCGTTCATGCTGCCCCTTCCCGGCGCGGACAAAGAGGGCGTGATCGGATTCCGGGATATTAAAGATTGCGAAATCATGATGGAAACCTCCAAAACGTATAAAAAAGCGGTCGTCATCGGCGGCGGCCTTCTCGGGCTCGAAGCGGCGAGAGGCCTGCTCAATTTGGGCATGGACGTCTCCGTCGTGCACATTCACGAACATATTATGGACCGCCAGTTGGATACGGCCGCTTCCATGATGCTGCGCCGGGAGCTTGAAAGCCAGGGCATGAAATTTTTGCTCAAAAAGCATTCCGAATCGATCGTCGGCCGCAAACGGGTGCAGGCTTTGAAGTTTGCCGACGGCTCGCAAATCGAAACGGATTTGATCGTCATGGCGGTCGGCATCCGGCCGGACGTCAAGCTCGCGAAGGCCTCCGGCATCGAGGTGGACCGGGGCATCGTCGTCAACGATTATATGGAAACGAGCGTTCCCGGCGTATATGCCGTCGGCGAGTGCGCCCAGCATCGGGGAATTTTCTACGGGCTCGTCGCTCCGCTTTACGAGCAGGGGGCCGTGCTCGCCAAGCGGCTTGCGGGAGTCGAGACGGAAGGCTATGCGGGCTCGGTTACGTCGACCAAGCTCAAAGTATCGGGCGTGAACGTATTTTCGGCGGGCGTTTTCAAGGAGCCGGAGGGTGCCCGTTCGCTGCGTTACCAGGACGAAATCGACGGCATTTACAAAAAACTCGTCATTCAGGACGACAAGCTGATCGGAGCGGTTCTGTTCGGCGATACCGGCGACGGCGCCAAGCTGTTTTCCCTCATTAAAAAGGGCGAATCGATCAAGGGCCGGGAAAAGGAGCTGCTCGGCATCGCGGCCGGCGGCCAATCGGAGTCTTCGGCGAGCCGTCTGGAAGCGATGGCGGACGACGAAATCATTTGCGGCTGCAACGGCGTCTCGAAAGGCGCGATCAAGGACGCGATTCTTTCCAAAGGCTGCACGAGCGTCGGCGACATTAAAGCTTGCACGAAAGCTTCCGCTTCCTGCGGCGGCTGCAAGCCGGAAGTCGCGGAGCTGCTGCAAATTTATGCCGGCGATAAAGTCGTGTCCGTCAAGGAAGGCATTTGCGGCTGCACGACGCTGAGCCGGGACGAAATCGTCGCCGAAATCAAGCGCATGGGCCTGAAAACGATCAAAGAAGTGATGAACGTCCTGGAGTGGAACAACGAAGAAGGCTGCTCCAAGTGCCGTCCTTCCCTGAACTATTATCTTGGCATGCTTTGGCCCGAAGAATACAAGGACGAGAAAGAATCGCGGTTCACGAACGAGCGGTATCACGCCAACATCCAGAAGGACGGAACGTATTCGGTCGTTCCCCGCATATACGGCGGGGTCACGTCCCCCGCGGAACTGAAGAAAATCGCGGAAGTGGCGGAAAAGTTCGAAGTGCCGCTCGTCAAGTTTACCGGCGGACAGCGGATCGACCTGCTCGGCGTGAAAAAAGAAGATCTCCCCAAAATGTGGGAAGAGCTGGATATGCCCTCCGGACACGCATACGGGAAGGCCCTTCGCACCGTCAAGACGTGCGTCGGATCGACCTTCTGCCGCTTCGGCACCCAGGACGCGATGGGGATGGGCATTCGGCTGGAAAAAGAGTTCGAGCGCCTGAACACTCCCGCCAAGGTGAAGCTGGCCGTATCCGGCTGCCCGCGGAACTGCGCGGAAGCGACCATCAAGGATTTCGGCATCGTGGCGATCGACGGCGGCTGGGAGCTGCATGTCGGCGGCAACGGCGGCGTTCACGTCCGGGCGACGGATCTGCTCTGCGTCGTCAAAACGGAGGACGAGGTCGTCGAATGGGCCAGCGCGTTCCTTCAATATTACCGGGAAAACGCGCAATGGAACGAACGGACCTCGAACT
Coding sequences within it:
- the nirB gene encoding nitrite reductase large subunit NirB codes for the protein MTNRQKLVLVGNGMAGVRAIEHLLKLTPDAYDITIFGAEPYPNYNRIALSSVLAGGADMKDIIFNDLNWYSENNIRLFMGHAVTRIDTARRKVFSDKGAEAEYDSLILATGSNPFMLPLPGADKEGVIGFRDIKDCEIMMETSKTYKKAVVIGGGLLGLEAARGLLNLGMDVSVVHIHEHIMDRQLDTAASMMLRRELESQGMKFLLKKHSESIVGRKRVQALKFADGSQIETDLIVMAVGIRPDVKLAKASGIEVDRGIVVNDYMETSVPGVYAVGECAQHRGIFYGLVAPLYEQGAVLAKRLAGVETEGYAGSVTSTKLKVSGVNVFSAGVFKEPEGARSLRYQDEIDGIYKKLVIQDDKLIGAVLFGDTGDGAKLFSLIKKGESIKGREKELLGIAAGGQSESSASRLEAMADDEIICGCNGVSKGAIKDAILSKGCTSVGDIKACTKASASCGGCKPEVAELLQIYAGDKVVSVKEGICGCTTLSRDEIVAEIKRMGLKTIKEVMNVLEWNNEEGCSKCRPSLNYYLGMLWPEEYKDEKESRFTNERYHANIQKDGTYSVVPRIYGGVTSPAELKKIAEVAEKFEVPLVKFTGGQRIDLLGVKKEDLPKMWEELDMPSGHAYGKALRTVKTCVGSTFCRFGTQDAMGMGIRLEKEFERLNTPAKVKLAVSGCPRNCAEATIKDFGIVAIDGGWELHVGGNGGVHVRATDLLCVVKTEDEVVEWASAFLQYYRENAQWNERTSNWVERVGLDSIKQALEKKEDRLALQERIKTALGVTKDPWKEIVEEKELRKNFEPLAGVPASV